The following proteins are encoded in a genomic region of Nocardioides renjunii:
- a CDS encoding UTP--glucose-1-phosphate uridylyltransferase — protein sequence MASKGNPRGLQLAREKMRQAGVDEVAIDTFAHYYRLLEHGETGMIAEDTIEPLDMEALADVDVPGDTAAEAIRSTAVIKLNGGLGTSMGMDRAKSLLCVRRGLSFLDIIARQVLHLRQEYDATLPLLFMNSFRTSADTMAALARYDDLPVEGLPLEFLQNKEPKLLEADLMPAAYPKAPDLEWCPPGHGDIYTALRGTGLLTRLIEAGYRYAFVSNSDNLGAVPDARVAGWFAGSGAPFAIEAVRRTPSDRKGGHFARRKQDGRIVLRESAQTLDRDREALADLTRHKFCSTNNLWFDLQAMVEALDARGGILGLPLIRNVKTLDPADPTTPKVIQVETAMGAAIEVFEGARTIEVSRERFVPVKTTDDLLVLRSDVYQLGRDFVLDQSGDEVPYVSLDGDFYKLVGDFDKRFPEGAPSLREADSFTVHGDWTFGRDVKVVGDVTLSAKAAKRVEGGTVLDEQEQHG from the coding sequence ATGGCAAGCAAGGGCAACCCCCGCGGCCTCCAGCTCGCACGCGAGAAGATGCGACAGGCCGGCGTCGACGAGGTCGCGATCGACACCTTCGCGCACTACTACCGACTGCTCGAGCACGGTGAGACCGGCATGATCGCCGAGGACACCATCGAGCCGCTCGACATGGAGGCGCTGGCCGACGTCGACGTCCCCGGGGACACCGCGGCGGAGGCGATCCGCAGCACCGCGGTCATCAAGCTCAACGGCGGCCTCGGCACGTCGATGGGGATGGACCGGGCGAAGTCGCTGCTGTGCGTGCGCCGCGGCCTGAGCTTCCTCGACATCATCGCCCGGCAGGTGCTGCACCTCCGCCAGGAGTACGACGCCACCCTGCCGCTGCTGTTCATGAACTCCTTCCGCACCTCGGCCGACACCATGGCGGCGCTGGCCCGCTACGACGACCTGCCCGTCGAGGGCCTGCCGCTGGAGTTCCTCCAGAACAAGGAGCCCAAGCTCCTCGAGGCCGACCTCATGCCGGCCGCCTACCCCAAGGCGCCGGACCTGGAGTGGTGCCCGCCCGGCCACGGCGACATCTACACCGCGCTACGCGGCACCGGCCTGCTGACCCGCCTGATCGAGGCCGGCTACCGCTACGCCTTCGTCTCCAACTCCGACAACCTCGGCGCCGTCCCGGACGCGCGGGTGGCCGGCTGGTTCGCGGGCAGCGGGGCTCCCTTCGCCATCGAGGCCGTGCGGCGCACGCCCTCGGACCGCAAGGGCGGCCACTTCGCGCGCCGCAAGCAGGACGGCCGGATCGTGCTGCGCGAGTCCGCGCAGACGCTCGACAGGGACCGCGAGGCGCTGGCCGACCTGACCCGCCACAAGTTCTGCTCGACCAACAACCTCTGGTTCGACCTGCAGGCGATGGTCGAGGCCCTCGACGCCCGCGGCGGCATCCTCGGCCTGCCGCTGATCCGCAACGTCAAGACGCTCGACCCGGCGGACCCGACGACGCCGAAGGTCATCCAGGTCGAGACCGCGATGGGCGCCGCGATCGAGGTCTTCGAGGGCGCGCGCACGATCGAGGTGAGCCGCGAGCGGTTCGTCCCGGTGAAGACGACCGACGACCTGCTCGTGCTGCGCTCCGACGTCTACCAGCTCGGTCGCGACTTCGTGCTCGACCAGTCGGGTGACGAGGTGCCCTACGTCTCGCTGGACGGCGACTTCTACAAGCTGGTCGGCGACTTCGACAAGCGGTTCCCCGAGGGTGCGCCGTCGCTGCGCGAGGCCGACTCGTTCACCGTCCACGGCGACTGGACCTTCGGGCGCGACGTGAAGGTCGTCGGCGACGTCACCCTGAGCGCCAAGGCGGCCAAGCGGGTCGAGGGCGGCACCGTCCTCGACGAGCAGGAGCAGCATGGCTGA
- a CDS encoding 5-formyltetrahydrofolate cyclo-ligase: MDASWGGDDRTGSETDGTVAKGALRDQVRAARKRRPLGEAAAFAAGVADVALTWDEVRRAATVAAYVSVGSEPGTGLLLDALLAAGKRVLLPVVLRGLDLDWAVHTGREDLAPAVRGLLEPTGPRLGVEAIGRADVVLVPGLAVSGAGDRLGQGGGCYDRALPRVVPGTPVAVVLHDDEVGLAVPTDPHDVRVGFALTDRGVRVLG; encoded by the coding sequence GTGGACGCGTCATGGGGCGGGGACGATCGGACTGGGTCGGAGACCGACGGCACGGTGGCCAAGGGCGCCCTGCGCGACCAGGTGCGGGCCGCCCGCAAGCGCCGCCCGCTGGGCGAGGCGGCCGCCTTCGCGGCCGGTGTCGCGGACGTCGCCCTGACCTGGGACGAGGTACGCCGGGCGGCCACCGTGGCGGCGTACGTCTCCGTCGGCAGCGAGCCGGGCACCGGCCTCCTGCTCGACGCGCTGCTGGCGGCCGGCAAGCGCGTCCTGCTCCCCGTCGTCCTGCGCGGGCTCGACCTCGACTGGGCCGTCCACACCGGCCGCGAGGACCTGGCCCCCGCCGTCCGCGGGCTGCTCGAGCCGACCGGACCGCGGCTCGGGGTCGAGGCGATCGGCCGGGCCGACGTCGTCCTCGTGCCGGGGCTGGCCGTCTCGGGTGCGGGCGACCGGCTCGGCCAGGGCGGTGGCTGCTACGACCGGGCGCTGCCCCGGGTCGTGCCCGGCACGCCCGTGGCGGTCGTGCTCCACGACGACGAGGTCGGGCTCGCCGTGCCGACCGACCCGCACGACGTACGCGTCGGCTTTGCCCTGACCGACCGCGGCGTGCGGGTCCTGGGCTGA
- a CDS encoding penicillin acylase family protein: protein MSEPSPTPAPDTADPSRARWWQTVKRAPRAVRWTAWIALGLVLLLVVLAAAVVGVVRRPLPQADGEAELPGLSASVEVVRDEQGIPQVYADTDDDLMRAQGYVHAQERFFEMDFRRHVTAGRLSEIFGADTLETDKMIRTMGWRRVAEQEWALIEPATRDALTSYAEGVNAYIADRSPSELAVEYSVLGLTGLDYAPEEWEPIDSLAWLKAMAWDLRGNMDAEVDRVLLSLDRTEEEIATLWPDYPFDDHPPIVSGGGVVDGVFEQNASGNATRNPRRPAYPPGVVAALERVQDQLAAMPDLVGKGRGIGSNSWVVDGERSATGMPLLANDPHLGISQPGIWMQMGLHCREAGPDCTLDTSGFTFSGVPGVIIGHNADIAWGFTNLGPDVTDLFLEQTEGDDRYVRDGAAEAMDVRTETIEVRGEADVELRVRETVHGPLISDVSTEFATVGANAPTDEPGVRGSGYAVALAWTALEPAPTADAILQLNRASDWDEFREAASHFSVPAQNLVYADREGHIGYQSPGRIPIRRAGNDGTMPVEGWVSANDWTGEFIPFDGLPSVLDPEEGFIATANQAVVDERYPYLLTRDWDYGYRSTRIREALLAEGELSVQEMADLQLDSTNPMAETLVPYLLDIQDLPSPYYRNAQNLLRDWDFTQPADSAAAAYFNVVWRTLLEMTFHDELRQRTWPDGGDRWFLVVSRMLSEPAGAWWDDVETDEVERRDDILRAAMLEARDEMTRRQARDPRLWEWGRLHRMNLHNATLGESGVGPVERLFNRDGWEVGGGSSIVDATSWNAVEGFEVTAAPSMRMVVSLADWDDSRWINLTGVSGHPASSHYADQTELYVEGETLPWAYTRAAVEEAAEDRLVLVPAG from the coding sequence ATGAGCGAGCCGTCACCAACCCCCGCCCCCGACACCGCCGACCCGTCCCGGGCCCGCTGGTGGCAGACCGTCAAGCGCGCTCCCCGGGCGGTGAGGTGGACGGCGTGGATCGCCCTCGGCCTGGTGCTGCTGCTCGTCGTGCTCGCCGCCGCCGTCGTGGGCGTCGTACGCCGCCCGCTGCCGCAGGCCGACGGCGAGGCGGAGCTGCCGGGCCTCTCGGCCTCGGTCGAGGTGGTCCGCGACGAGCAGGGCATCCCCCAGGTCTACGCCGACACCGACGACGACCTGATGCGGGCCCAGGGCTACGTCCACGCCCAGGAGCGGTTCTTCGAGATGGACTTCCGCCGGCACGTGACCGCCGGCCGGCTCTCGGAGATCTTCGGCGCCGACACCCTCGAGACCGACAAGATGATCCGCACCATGGGCTGGCGCCGGGTCGCCGAGCAGGAGTGGGCGCTGATCGAGCCGGCGACGCGCGACGCGCTGACGTCCTACGCCGAGGGGGTCAACGCCTACATCGCCGACCGCTCGCCGTCCGAGCTGGCCGTCGAGTACAGCGTGCTCGGGCTCACCGGTCTCGACTACGCCCCCGAGGAGTGGGAGCCGATCGACTCCCTCGCGTGGCTCAAGGCGATGGCGTGGGACCTGCGCGGCAACATGGACGCCGAGGTCGACCGGGTGCTGCTCTCGCTCGACCGGACCGAGGAGGAGATCGCCACCCTCTGGCCGGACTACCCCTTCGACGACCACCCGCCGATCGTGTCCGGGGGCGGCGTCGTCGACGGCGTCTTCGAGCAGAACGCGTCGGGCAACGCCACCCGCAACCCGCGCCGCCCGGCGTACCCCCCGGGCGTCGTGGCCGCCCTCGAGCGGGTGCAGGACCAGCTCGCGGCGATGCCGGACCTCGTCGGCAAGGGGCGCGGCATCGGCAGCAACTCGTGGGTCGTCGACGGCGAGCGCAGCGCGACCGGCATGCCGCTGCTGGCCAACGACCCGCACCTCGGCATCAGCCAGCCGGGGATCTGGATGCAGATGGGGCTGCACTGCCGCGAGGCCGGCCCCGACTGCACGCTCGACACGTCGGGCTTCACGTTCTCCGGCGTCCCCGGGGTGATCATCGGCCACAACGCCGACATCGCCTGGGGCTTCACGAACCTCGGGCCCGACGTCACCGACCTGTTCCTCGAGCAGACCGAGGGCGACGACCGCTACGTCCGCGACGGCGCCGCCGAGGCGATGGACGTCCGCACCGAGACGATCGAGGTGCGCGGCGAGGCCGACGTCGAGCTCCGGGTCCGCGAGACCGTCCACGGCCCGCTGATCAGCGACGTGTCGACGGAGTTCGCCACCGTCGGCGCCAACGCCCCGACCGACGAGCCCGGCGTGCGCGGCAGCGGCTACGCCGTCGCGCTGGCGTGGACCGCCCTCGAGCCCGCCCCGACCGCCGACGCGATCCTCCAGCTCAACCGCGCCTCCGACTGGGACGAGTTCCGCGAGGCCGCCTCCCACTTCTCGGTGCCGGCGCAGAACCTGGTCTACGCCGACCGCGAGGGCCACATCGGCTACCAGTCGCCCGGCCGGATCCCCATCCGTCGGGCGGGCAACGACGGGACCATGCCGGTCGAGGGCTGGGTCAGCGCCAACGACTGGACGGGCGAGTTCATCCCCTTCGACGGGCTGCCGAGTGTGCTCGACCCGGAGGAGGGGTTCATCGCGACCGCCAACCAGGCCGTCGTCGACGAGCGCTACCCCTACCTCCTCACCCGGGACTGGGACTACGGCTACCGCTCCACCCGGATCCGCGAGGCCCTCCTCGCCGAGGGCGAGCTGTCCGTGCAGGAGATGGCCGACCTCCAGCTCGACTCGACCAACCCGATGGCCGAGACGCTCGTGCCCTACCTGCTCGACATCCAGGACCTCCCCTCGCCCTACTACCGCAACGCGCAGAACCTGCTCCGCGACTGGGACTTCACCCAGCCCGCCGACAGCGCCGCGGCGGCCTACTTCAACGTCGTGTGGCGCACCCTGCTCGAGATGACGTTCCACGACGAGCTGCGCCAGCGCACGTGGCCCGACGGCGGCGACCGCTGGTTCCTCGTGGTCAGCCGGATGCTCAGCGAGCCGGCCGGCGCGTGGTGGGACGACGTCGAGACCGACGAGGTCGAGCGGCGCGACGACATCCTGCGCGCGGCGATGCTCGAGGCGCGCGACGAGATGACCCGGCGGCAGGCGCGCGACCCGCGGCTGTGGGAGTGGGGGCGGCTGCACCGGATGAACCTCCACAACGCCACCCTGGGCGAGTCGGGCGTCGGGCCGGTCGAGCGGCTGTTCAACCGCGACGGCTGGGAGGTCGGCGGCGGTTCCTCGATCGTCGACGCCACGTCGTGGAACGCCGTCGAGGGCTTCGAGGTCACCGCGGCGCCGTCGATGCGGATGGTCGTCTCGCTGGCCGACTGGGACGACTCGCGCTGGATCAACCTGACCGGCGTCTCCGGGCACCCGGCGTCCTCGCACTACGCCGACCAGACCGAGCTCTACGTCGAGGGCGAGACGCTGCCGTGGGCCTACACCCGCGCCGCCGTCGAGGAGGCGGCCGAGGACCGGCTGGTGCTGGTCCCGGCCGGGTGA
- a CDS encoding FmdB family zinc ribbon protein, which yields MPTYQYACTECGHAFEQFQSFSDDALTVCPECNGRLRKLFNAVGVVFKGSGFYRTDSREGAKSAAPASGSSGSSSSSESSGSSGSSGSSSGSSSSGSSSSGSSSSGSSSSGSSSSSGSSSSSA from the coding sequence ATGCCCACCTACCAGTACGCCTGCACCGAGTGCGGGCACGCCTTCGAGCAGTTCCAGAGCTTCAGCGACGACGCCCTGACCGTCTGCCCCGAGTGCAACGGCAGGCTGCGCAAGCTGTTCAACGCCGTCGGCGTGGTGTTCAAGGGCTCCGGCTTCTACCGCACCGACAGCCGCGAGGGTGCGAAGTCCGCGGCGCCGGCGTCGGGCTCGTCCGGCTCGTCGTCGTCCTCGGAGTCGTCGGGCTCGTCGGGCTCCTCCGGGTCGTCGTCCGGGTCGTCCTCCTCCGGTTCGTCCTCCTCCGGTTCGTCCTCGTCGGGCTCGTCCTCCTCGGGCTCGTCCTCGTCGAGCGGCTCGAGCAGCTCCTCGGCCTGA
- a CDS encoding SAF domain-containing protein, with translation MLATGLPPMRRRVRAVRHQLRRRRRLIAAALTAAAALSALRTLAPPPVDTVEVLVAARDLPSGTVLDDDDLAARAFPRELAPTGAASDATGRVLAGPLTRGEVVTDVRVVGPGLALAQPGDTVLPVRLPDAGMAGLLQAGDEVDLVATDPADGTSTVVAQDVRVLATPTGVPDGPAGASGGALVVVGTSATEAVEVASAALSQFLTVSWSR, from the coding sequence ATGCTCGCCACGGGACTTCCACCGATGCGCCGCCGCGTGCGCGCCGTGCGCCACCAGCTGCGGCGCCGGCGCCGGCTGATCGCCGCCGCCCTGACCGCCGCGGCGGCGCTGAGCGCGCTGCGCACGCTCGCGCCTCCCCCGGTCGACACCGTCGAGGTCCTGGTCGCCGCCCGTGACCTGCCGTCGGGCACCGTGCTGGACGACGACGACCTCGCTGCCCGGGCGTTCCCGCGTGAGCTCGCGCCGACCGGCGCCGCGTCCGACGCGACCGGGCGGGTGCTCGCCGGCCCGCTCACCCGCGGCGAGGTCGTGACCGACGTACGCGTCGTCGGCCCGGGTCTCGCGCTCGCCCAGCCCGGCGACACGGTGCTGCCGGTCCGGCTGCCTGACGCCGGGATGGCCGGGCTGCTGCAGGCCGGGGACGAGGTCGACCTCGTGGCGACCGACCCCGCCGACGGCACCTCGACGGTGGTGGCGCAGGACGTCCGGGTGCTGGCCACGCCGACGGGCGTCCCCGACGGGCCGGCCGGCGCGTCCGGCGGCGCGCTGGTCGTCGTCGGCACGTCCGCCACGGAGGCGGTCGAGGTGGCCAGCGCCGCGCTGTCGCAATTCCTGACGGTCTCCTGGAGCCGCTAG
- a CDS encoding MscL family protein — MSGFKNFILRGNLVELAVAVIMGTAFAAVVTAFTGMLLSAIAKATGGAQPNFDDYAPGEIEVGPFLTALVAFLILATVVYFFVVMPYTKAKDRYFPTEEAGTPADVALLEEIRDLLKARNDSV; from the coding sequence ATGAGCGGCTTCAAGAACTTCATCCTCCGCGGCAACCTCGTCGAGCTCGCCGTGGCCGTCATCATGGGCACGGCCTTCGCCGCCGTCGTCACCGCGTTCACCGGGATGCTGCTCTCGGCCATCGCCAAGGCCACCGGCGGCGCGCAGCCCAACTTCGACGACTACGCCCCCGGCGAGATCGAGGTGGGCCCGTTCCTGACCGCTCTCGTCGCGTTCCTCATCCTCGCGACCGTCGTCTACTTCTTCGTGGTCATGCCCTACACGAAGGCCAAGGACCGCTACTTCCCGACGGAGGAGGCCGGAACGCCCGCCGACGTCGCGCTCCTCGAGGAGATCCGCGACCTGCTCAAGGCGCGCAACGACTCCGTCTGA
- a CDS encoding LCP family protein — protein MSDESRPEAPVSAPKRKGKVARKHTVGRVILVSVLVLALVTSLGTVYLIRHLNGNIEGVSLDALGDAERPEKVYNGNGEALNVLVMGSDSRECEGCGIDQEGGGGSDTTILVHLSADRSRAYAVSIPRDSIVTRPECNDGDSPAATNVMWNAAYGVGGPVCTMAQVEENADVYVDHFVLVDFASFGSMVDAVGGVPVCVPEDIVDRPRQIFVPKGNPSVLTGDEALDYVRARYVGDLVEQNDISRIRRQQEFIGALVREVLSAGTLSRLDKVVRFLDAATESLTTDEEFASVTRLGKVAMQLRGIGLDEIKFVTLPTDYYPSDSEFRGKVFWTPEAYEIWELIKADKEIPARLLKGNSTSAEPPASAAETESPSPETPTGSESPSETPSETPSETPSETPDETASESPTETPAETTPPEERIFGVCA, from the coding sequence GTGTCCGATGAGTCACGCCCGGAGGCTCCCGTCAGCGCGCCCAAGCGCAAGGGCAAGGTGGCTCGAAAGCACACCGTCGGGCGGGTCATCCTCGTCAGCGTCTTGGTGCTCGCACTGGTCACCAGCCTCGGCACGGTCTACCTGATCCGCCACCTCAACGGCAACATCGAGGGCGTCTCCCTCGACGCCCTCGGCGACGCCGAGCGGCCCGAGAAGGTCTACAACGGCAACGGCGAGGCGCTCAACGTCCTCGTCATGGGCTCGGACTCGCGCGAGTGCGAGGGGTGCGGCATCGACCAGGAGGGCGGCGGTGGGTCCGACACCACGATCCTCGTCCACCTCTCCGCCGACCGCAGCCGGGCGTACGCCGTCTCGATCCCGCGCGACTCGATCGTCACGCGTCCCGAGTGCAACGACGGCGACTCGCCGGCCGCGACCAACGTGATGTGGAACGCCGCCTACGGCGTCGGCGGCCCGGTCTGCACGATGGCGCAGGTCGAGGAGAACGCCGACGTCTACGTCGACCACTTCGTCTTGGTGGACTTCGCCAGCTTCGGCTCCATGGTCGACGCCGTCGGCGGCGTCCCGGTGTGCGTGCCCGAGGACATCGTCGACCGGCCGCGCCAGATCTTCGTGCCGAAGGGCAACCCGTCCGTCCTCACCGGCGACGAGGCGCTCGACTACGTCCGCGCCCGCTACGTCGGCGACCTGGTCGAGCAGAACGACATCTCGCGGATCCGGCGGCAGCAGGAGTTCATCGGCGCCCTCGTCCGCGAGGTGCTCTCCGCCGGCACGCTGTCCCGGCTCGACAAGGTCGTCCGGTTCCTCGACGCGGCCACCGAGTCGCTGACCACCGACGAGGAGTTCGCCTCCGTCACCCGCCTGGGCAAGGTGGCCATGCAGCTGCGCGGCATCGGGCTCGACGAGATCAAGTTCGTCACCCTGCCGACCGACTACTACCCCAGCGACTCCGAGTTCCGGGGCAAGGTCTTCTGGACGCCCGAGGCCTACGAGATCTGGGAGCTCATCAAGGCCGACAAGGAGATCCCGGCCCGGCTGCTCAAGGGCAACAGCACCAGCGCGGAGCCGCCGGCGAGCGCCGCCGAGACCGAGTCGCCGAGCCCGGAGACGCCGACCGGCAGCGAGTCCCCGTCCGAGACGCCGTCCGAGACCCCCAGCGAGACCCCGAGCGAGACACCCGACGAGACCGCCTCGGAGTCCCCGACGGAGACCCCCGCCGAGACGACGCCGCCCGAGGAGCGCATCTTCGGGGTCTGCGCGTGA
- a CDS encoding saccharopine dehydrogenase family protein: MSDAPDLARDRSREPSRELDLVLFGATGFTGGLTADYLAAHAPADLRWAIAGRNADKLDAVRRRLGADVEVLVADSTDAAALADIARRARVVATTIGPYLDHGGPLVAACAEAGTDYLDLTGEPEFVDRMFLEHHRTALRTGARLVHACGFDSVPHDLGAYYTVQQLPSDEPITLRGVVRSGGTFSGGTFHSALNQFARAKEMRKTYAARRRAEVRPEGRSSRSVGGKPHRDPVLGYWLLPLPTIDPIVVARSGAALEAYGPRFRYSHWAGTKTLRYAAAGALGVGALTVAAQVGPLRELLKDKVPVGSGPDESKRERSWFTVDFVGEAAGTTVHTRVSGGDPGYTETAKMLSEAALCLALDDNPATAGQVTPAQAMGDALLARLQAAGMRFETL; the protein is encoded by the coding sequence ATGAGCGACGCCCCCGATCTCGCCCGTGACCGGTCCCGTGAGCCCTCCCGGGAGCTGGACCTGGTGCTCTTCGGCGCGACCGGGTTCACCGGCGGCCTCACCGCCGACTACCTCGCCGCCCACGCGCCGGCCGACCTGCGGTGGGCGATCGCCGGGCGCAACGCCGACAAGCTGGACGCCGTACGACGGAGGCTCGGCGCGGACGTCGAGGTGCTGGTCGCCGACTCGACCGACGCCGCCGCGCTCGCCGACATCGCCCGCCGGGCCCGCGTGGTCGCCACCACGATCGGCCCCTACCTCGACCACGGCGGGCCGCTGGTCGCCGCATGCGCCGAGGCCGGCACCGACTACCTCGACCTCACCGGTGAGCCGGAGTTCGTCGACCGGATGTTCCTCGAGCACCACCGCACCGCGCTGCGCACCGGCGCGCGCCTGGTGCACGCGTGCGGCTTCGACTCGGTCCCGCACGACCTCGGCGCCTACTACACCGTGCAGCAGCTCCCGTCCGACGAGCCGATCACCCTGCGCGGCGTGGTCCGCTCCGGCGGCACCTTCTCCGGCGGCACCTTCCACTCCGCGCTCAACCAGTTCGCGCGCGCCAAGGAGATGAGGAAGACGTACGCCGCCCGCCGTCGCGCGGAGGTGCGTCCCGAGGGCCGCTCGTCGCGCTCGGTCGGCGGCAAGCCGCACCGCGACCCGGTGCTCGGCTACTGGTTGCTCCCGCTGCCGACGATCGACCCGATCGTCGTCGCTCGCAGCGGCGCCGCGCTGGAGGCGTACGGCCCCCGGTTCCGCTACTCGCACTGGGCCGGCACGAAGACCCTGCGCTACGCCGCCGCCGGCGCCCTGGGGGTCGGCGCGCTCACCGTCGCGGCACAGGTCGGGCCGTTGCGCGAGCTGCTCAAGGACAAGGTCCCGGTCGGCTCGGGACCCGACGAGTCCAAGCGGGAGAGGTCGTGGTTCACCGTCGACTTCGTCGGCGAGGCCGCCGGCACGACCGTGCACACCCGGGTCTCGGGCGGCGACCCGGGCTACACCGAGACCGCGAAGATGCTGTCCGAGGCCGCGCTGTGCCTGGCCCTCGACGACAACCCCGCGACGGCCGGCCAGGTCACGCCCGCCCAGGCGATGGGCGACGCGCTGCTCGCCCGGCTGCAGGCGGCGGGGATGCGCTTCGAGACCCTCTGA
- a CDS encoding beta-propeller domain-containing protein — MSLRTITTGIAAVATLTAAAGVGYVVGTGSDGDDRPPTGPPIALANADLVATASCEELLDSYVDRALGQVGPYGWGGDLPVFAMESGDAGSSDAMSSGVERSAAATSRSTSGASGTNVQEVGVDESDVVKVSGSLLLRMRDGQLLAYDVSGDEPSLLSTTRLDDARGNDWVGDPGGELVLVGGRAVVIGSSGDGLSTTITTVDLADPTAPSVVDATTVRGRASAVRLHGDVVRVVLNNGLPELDFSHPDGTFGEIRSRLRNRSLVRDTTLADWLPTVAGQPLVACEDVAVPEDEDLPLGTTTVLAVDPAAPTTRTSTAVATDSDTAYFSTDRFYLAAAAPGWGPWTDCFDCRWAGSTATGTTPLFAFALDGMDATYVASGEVEGTIADRWSMDAVGGSLRVAVGPSSETGNFNSVLTLREEGADLVEAGRVDDLGVGEEITSVRWFDDLAIVVTFRQTDPLYAVDLTDPDSPALLGELKIPGFSEYLHPLGEQRLIGVGQDASLQGVTRGAQAALFDVTDLTSPRQVDVVRYPANSLAGAGTDPRQFTWLPEQRVALTVVSQGWTGTTGWVSVLSLDDGSMTNRMVEVEHGTDVADVRLVPLASGKVALVTGDDVSFFTV; from the coding sequence ATGAGCCTGCGCACGATCACCACCGGCATCGCCGCCGTCGCCACCCTGACCGCTGCCGCAGGCGTCGGCTACGTCGTGGGGACCGGGTCCGACGGCGACGACCGCCCGCCCACCGGTCCCCCGATCGCGTTGGCCAACGCCGACCTGGTCGCCACGGCGAGCTGCGAGGAGCTCCTCGACTCCTACGTCGACCGGGCGCTCGGCCAGGTCGGTCCCTATGGCTGGGGCGGCGACCTGCCGGTCTTCGCGATGGAGTCCGGCGACGCCGGGAGCTCGGACGCCATGTCGTCCGGGGTGGAGCGCTCGGCGGCCGCGACGTCCCGGTCGACCAGCGGCGCGTCCGGCACCAACGTGCAGGAGGTCGGCGTGGACGAGTCCGACGTCGTCAAGGTGTCCGGCTCCCTGCTGCTGCGGATGCGCGACGGCCAGCTGCTGGCCTACGACGTCTCGGGCGACGAGCCGTCGCTCCTGTCGACGACCCGCCTCGACGACGCCCGCGGCAACGACTGGGTGGGCGACCCGGGCGGCGAGCTGGTCCTCGTGGGCGGTCGCGCCGTCGTGATCGGGTCCTCGGGCGACGGGCTCTCGACGACGATCACGACCGTCGACCTCGCCGACCCCACCGCTCCGAGCGTGGTGGACGCCACCACCGTCCGGGGACGGGCGTCGGCGGTCCGGCTGCACGGCGACGTGGTCCGGGTGGTGCTCAACAACGGCCTGCCCGAGCTCGACTTCTCCCACCCCGACGGCACGTTCGGCGAGATCCGCTCGCGACTGCGCAACCGCTCGCTCGTGCGCGACACCACGCTCGCCGACTGGCTGCCCACCGTCGCCGGCCAGCCGCTCGTCGCCTGCGAGGACGTCGCGGTCCCCGAGGACGAGGACCTCCCCCTCGGCACCACCACCGTGCTCGCCGTCGACCCGGCCGCCCCGACCACCCGGACCTCGACCGCCGTCGCCACGGACTCCGACACGGCGTACTTCTCCACCGACCGCTTCTACCTCGCCGCCGCCGCGCCCGGGTGGGGGCCGTGGACCGACTGCTTCGACTGCCGCTGGGCCGGCAGCACGGCGACCGGCACCACGCCGCTCTTCGCGTTCGCGCTCGACGGCATGGACGCGACGTACGTCGCCTCCGGCGAGGTGGAGGGCACGATCGCCGACCGCTGGTCGATGGACGCGGTCGGCGGCTCGTTGCGCGTCGCGGTAGGCCCGAGCAGCGAGACGGGCAACTTCAACTCCGTCCTCACCCTGCGCGAAGAGGGCGCCGACCTCGTCGAGGCGGGCCGGGTCGACGACCTCGGCGTCGGCGAGGAGATCACGTCGGTGCGATGGTTCGACGACCTCGCGATCGTGGTGACGTTCCGGCAGACCGACCCGCTCTACGCCGTCGACCTCACCGACCCCGACTCCCCCGCGCTGCTGGGCGAGCTCAAGATCCCGGGGTTCTCGGAGTACCTCCACCCGCTCGGCGAGCAGCGCCTCATCGGGGTCGGCCAGGACGCCTCGCTGCAGGGGGTGACCCGCGGCGCGCAGGCGGCGCTCTTCGACGTCACCGACCTGACCTCGCCCAGGCAGGTCGACGTCGTCCGCTACCCCGCCAACAGCCTCGCCGGCGCGGGCACCGACCCCCGCCAGTTCACCTGGTTGCCCGAGCAGCGGGTCGCCCTCACCGTCGTGTCGCAGGGCTGGACCGGCACCACCGGCTGGGTGTCGGTGCTGTCGCTCGACGACGGGTCGATGACCAACCGGATGGTCGAGGTCGAGCACGGCACCGACGTCGCCGACGTACGCCTGGTCCCGCTCGCGTCGGGCAAGGTGGCGCTGGTGACCGGCGACGACGTGAGCTTCTTCACCGTCTAG
- a CDS encoding DUF2277 domain-containing protein, with amino-acid sequence MCRNIRPLNNFEPPATRDEVTAAALQYVRKVAGTTKPSQANEEVFYAAVKEIAHITEHLLDDLVTGAPPKNREVEAAKARARAQVRYGA; translated from the coding sequence ATGTGCCGCAACATCCGACCGCTCAACAACTTCGAGCCGCCCGCGACACGTGACGAGGTCACCGCCGCCGCCCTGCAGTACGTCCGCAAGGTGGCCGGCACGACCAAGCCGTCGCAGGCCAACGAGGAGGTGTTCTACGCCGCCGTCAAGGAGATCGCCCACATCACCGAGCACCTGCTCGACGACCTGGTGACCGGCGCTCCGCCGAAGAACCGCGAGGTCGAGGCGGCGAAGGCGCGGGCCCGCGCGCAGGTGCGGTACGGCGCGTGA